A DNA window from Campylobacter concisus contains the following coding sequences:
- a CDS encoding helix-turn-helix domain-containing protein translates to MSEENIVKRVCKELNLTQRELAEIIKVNSGTPAQWVTKGEVPPTYQYLLELMLENKRLKEKIAKLATFKELLNEI, encoded by the coding sequence ATGAGCGAGGAAAATATCGTTAAACGAGTATGCAAAGAGTTAAATTTAACCCAAAGAGAGCTAGCGGAGATTATCAAGGTAAATTCAGGCACGCCGGCACAGTGGGTAACAAAGGGTGAAGTTCCGCCAACATATCAGTATCTTTTAGAACTCATGTTAGAAAACAAACGCCTAAAAGAAAAAATTGCAAAGCTAGCTACCTTCAAGGAATTGCTAAACGAAATTTAG
- a CDS encoding glycosyl hydrolase 108 family protein has product MADFNNAFQILMSLEFSRPEKALHKNPTEREWTFMGIYQKYHSSWKGWNEILAALAYGGDTEKISRVLFDNKDLRDEVWKFYKQKYWDRMRLGEINSQLKANEMFIFGVNADTKPAIRVAQRIAGVVDDGIMGEISLAAINKVDEEKFDKEFDRAELEHYNMLIKQNPKLRVYANGWRRRAEAV; this is encoded by the coding sequence ATGGCAGATTTTAACAACGCTTTTCAAATTTTAATGAGTTTAGAGTTTAGTCGCCCTGAAAAAGCTTTACACAAAAATCCTACCGAGCGTGAATGGACATTTATGGGGATATATCAAAAGTATCATTCAAGTTGGAAAGGTTGGAATGAAATACTTGCTGCGTTAGCTTATGGTGGTGATACTGAAAAAATATCAAGGGTGCTGTTTGATAACAAGGATCTTCGTGATGAAGTTTGGAAATTTTACAAGCAAAAGTATTGGGATAGGATGAGGCTTGGTGAAATTAATAGTCAGCTAAAGGCCAATGAAATGTTTATATTTGGTGTAAATGCCGATACAAAACCTGCCATAAGAGTCGCACAACGAATAGCTGGTGTAGTAGATGACGGCATAATGGGTGAGATAAGCTTGGCTGCTATAAATAAAGTTGATGAAGAGAAATTTGATAAAGAGTTTGATAGAGCGGAGCTTGAACACTATAACATGCTAATTAAACAAAATCCAAAATTGAGAGTCTATGCTAATGGCTGGAGAAGAAGGGCGGAGGCAGTATGA
- a CDS encoding ATPase produces the protein MQSKELNELFSEDRLKAYTSDDEHRANLLLIGQLAPKLGIIEIITRNKTAQILGNMDSVFISRQTFGYWCRVIDQNKIHNDLLDLRGLNLSKYSKFNRQSKSTMLNYKKVKICYSLLLTIRNRALHWENLYKLNTDGTPRISTNLDGIVVGVDPENLKLFINDILCCFNEDLKGYLE, from the coding sequence ATGCAGTCAAAAGAGCTTAATGAGCTTTTTTCAGAAGATAGACTAAAAGCATACACTAGTGATGATGAGCATAGAGCAAATCTACTGCTTATTGGCCAGCTAGCACCAAAACTTGGCATCATCGAAATCATTACAAGAAATAAAACAGCACAAATTTTAGGAAACATGGATAGCGTTTTCATATCACGCCAAACATTTGGTTATTGGTGTAGAGTGATAGACCAAAACAAAATACACAACGATCTACTCGATCTACGTGGATTAAATTTATCAAAATACTCTAAATTTAATCGGCAAAGCAAAAGCACTATGCTAAATTATAAAAAAGTAAAGATATGTTATTCGCTACTTCTGACCATTAGGAATAGGGCTTTACATTGGGAAAATCTATATAAGCTAAACACCGATGGCACACCGCGTATATCAACCAACTTAGATGGCATAGTAGTAGGCGTAGACCCTGAAAATTTAAAGCTTTTTATAAATGATATTTTATGCTGTTTTAATGAAGATTTAAAGGGATATCTTGAGTGA
- a CDS encoding LPD23 domain-containing protein: MTAREFLGDDNIKKLEGLGFSPLAIRDLARKEYETKKQSLIDRGINESVAAQGAYENMSDHEIEQMNDDASRGWIRRGWDDTKKAVLETANAYSKFNDYGKDIENYLNKKISGDEKAKFEQKTKSSLSEYADKEIKRIDKADERWAQAHPGEWNVAGLAGGLVGGFIDPINFIPLGSSAKWGKKILYYAGTGATAGGVSAYGGDRDVGEGVVAGAVGGAILGPLMEYGVSGISKLIAKRQASRVANEADAIDNAQNSEFLDSGNSASGDSVGAELKEAQTMTAREFAFKGAGLDEDTAKKVVKEAMQGKEKSDWTDADTYADIVKFKNFEIQRDYAKAYGERIQTAQASINNAREQSAIRYADTQKAISEYQKQGMSPSATRELINAKFKPSVDEINYTRAYNDGSDVDARLAGQGIFYALEKDIAAQAYTPEIYATRLKQRGFSDESAQAFTQAYINKDINIAKDYANSKVAQVYENKIQAQIANEIRDRDEVGGGFVNEEAKNNGLSNSVSDIGDNASRTGERQGDDEEILRKGGRNTSSTSQTKRTAQSDEQMEQQPAFKTDGDTDATAASKQMVEEQGSGDNEIRGHVGQTQEEYKKLANEYDVDKFLSDRENVLSKDARHGKSRITDRTIESNDGVGGWEYKLTPAGYEKNYKADFLTTKADVAKIRAGKMDEATFNKLKSDLESSDALGYEYKKGSEYADMEDFEREFGSLYNPKGDRNINANSHIASGLVGGTLNSIDEDGNFNPDRFAAGFLAGLAGSKAVAIATKKMTPKLYNKILGVAKKMPQMAKGNPKLLGKLYSNGKDISINSFAGEKAITANVGKLDQAKAMLEKGADEVEIWQKTGWFKDKDGAWKFEIGNSKARLNPNFKSGGKLGELLEHEELFKAYPELKDISVKKIGDDIPDGAALSVKNTAQKEKRGIYNVAYNDKSATLVRRDLEKIDDALMFEKGSSKKGGAIHIKKHLEPEAQGAITQSELLNIGKNIREYLQKYKEPFIDEHGGRIYEWANKEGEKFRVVVYEKTDGISASHPETIISFYSNRNLKKPMEFRNPEVKYDVNLRQWHKDSAPITKNADGSPKVFYHGSQAKDITEFKDKFDKSGYGFWFNQSKSTAVEFKQDGKIYQVYLNVKNPIDLSFPYSQKAKNLLDEAEKLGIDTELYPESQSGAFKKFLEQKGYDGIVMDDLDGAAKYPHVIVFRSNQIKHVKNDGNFSDSPNIYKSGKEGYYSPAKNEIGLRDLGDKSTLMHEVQHAIQEIEDFARGGNMAEARSYLLGKEGRKYEQELKGIDKTLSNLSLEAQHMRMRYSEIPQDAREYEYAKELFRAIDNREKAYMELSVLRDDLSKKLFEIDKKIRLQDIRETYRKIHGEAEARNVESRLNLDGKAHPHETFDVNPNETIVSKEDGISYSRKIEEIKSEHPNVEKELDESIATMNKESFNDVNFKNSLLNKFSSKEITTKELGKSINLSDKQLSVLKNDIKNADFKVISDSKIYFDKIGKDGDKKRFFIDIAEDGNIRVDAYAKSQIDSIPIKENALQELADVGDRARLKNMSFEVKAAYFNELDPIKKEAILKTAELNKLKKAAQSGDKVAVAKFEEFKAKNLDKDGNIKDGLSLC; encoded by the coding sequence ATGACCGCAAGAGAATTTTTGGGCGATGATAATATAAAAAAGCTTGAAGGGCTTGGGTTTAGTCCTCTGGCTATAAGAGACTTGGCTAGAAAAGAATATGAAACCAAAAAACAAAGCCTAATAGATAGAGGTATAAATGAGAGTGTCGCAGCACAAGGTGCATACGAAAATATGAGCGATCATGAAATAGAGCAGATGAATGATGACGCTAGTCGCGGATGGATAAGGCGTGGTTGGGATGACACCAAAAAGGCCGTTTTGGAGACAGCTAATGCCTATTCTAAATTTAACGACTATGGCAAAGATATAGAAAACTATCTAAACAAAAAAATAAGTGGAGACGAAAAAGCTAAATTTGAGCAAAAGACAAAAAGTAGTCTTAGTGAGTATGCAGATAAAGAAATCAAGCGAATAGATAAGGCTGATGAAAGATGGGCACAAGCTCATCCAGGAGAATGGAACGTCGCAGGCTTGGCAGGTGGTTTGGTTGGCGGTTTTATAGATCCAATAAATTTTATACCTTTGGGTAGCTCTGCAAAATGGGGGAAAAAGATTCTTTACTATGCTGGAACTGGAGCTACTGCAGGTGGCGTTTCGGCATACGGTGGAGATAGAGATGTAGGTGAAGGAGTAGTTGCTGGTGCAGTAGGCGGAGCGATCCTGGGGCCTTTGATGGAGTATGGAGTAAGTGGTATTAGTAAGCTCATAGCAAAGCGTCAAGCAAGTAGGGTGGCAAATGAGGCTGATGCAATAGACAATGCTCAAAATAGCGAGTTTTTGGATAGCGGCAATAGTGCTAGTGGAGATAGTGTGGGTGCTGAGTTAAAAGAGGCTCAGACGATGACTGCTAGGGAATTTGCCTTCAAAGGGGCTGGGCTTGATGAAGATACGGCTAAAAAAGTAGTAAAAGAGGCTATGCAAGGCAAAGAAAAAAGCGACTGGACGGATGCAGACACTTATGCAGATATAGTTAAATTTAAAAACTTTGAGATCCAAAGAGACTATGCTAAAGCTTATGGTGAAAGGATACAGACCGCACAAGCTAGTATAAATAATGCAAGAGAGCAATCAGCTATAAGATACGCAGATACGCAAAAAGCAATTAGCGAGTATCAAAAACAAGGTATGTCGCCAAGTGCGACTAGGGAGCTAATCAATGCTAAATTTAAGCCAAGTGTAGATGAGATAAACTATACTAGAGCCTATAACGACGGATCGGATGTTGATGCTAGACTTGCTGGACAAGGGATATTTTATGCACTTGAAAAAGATATTGCAGCACAGGCTTATACTCCAGAAATTTATGCCACAAGGCTAAAACAAAGAGGTTTTAGTGATGAGAGTGCGCAGGCCTTTACACAAGCATACATAAATAAAGATATAAACATTGCCAAAGACTATGCAAATTCAAAAGTGGCCCAAGTGTATGAGAATAAAATTCAAGCACAAATAGCTAACGAGATCAGAGATAGAGATGAAGTAGGGGGTGGTTTTGTCAATGAAGAAGCAAAAAATAACGGATTATCAAATAGCGTTTCTGATATCGGCGATAATGCAAGCCGAACAGGAGAACGACAAGGAGACGATGAGGAAATATTACGCAAAGGCGGACGCAATACTTCAAGCACTAGCCAGACAAAGCGGACAGCCCAGAGCGATGAGCAAATGGAGCAGCAACCAGCCTTTAAAACAGATGGCGATACTGATGCCACAGCTGCAAGCAAGCAAATGGTGGAAGAACAAGGAAGCGGCGATAATGAGATAAGAGGACATGTAGGGCAAACGCAAGAAGAGTATAAAAAGCTTGCAAATGAATATGATGTTGATAAATTCTTAAGCGACAGAGAAAATGTATTATCTAAAGATGCAAGGCATGGAAAAAGTAGGATAACTGACAGAACCATTGAAAGCAACGACGGAGTTGGCGGCTGGGAGTATAAACTAACTCCAGCAGGTTATGAAAAAAACTATAAGGCTGATTTTTTAACTACAAAAGCTGACGTCGCAAAGATAAGAGCTGGCAAGATGGATGAGGCTACTTTTAATAAACTAAAATCTGATCTTGAAAGCAGTGATGCACTAGGCTATGAGTATAAAAAAGGGAGTGAATATGCTGATATGGAAGACTTTGAGCGAGAATTTGGAAGTCTATATAATCCAAAAGGTGACAGAAATATCAATGCTAACTCTCACATAGCAAGTGGTTTGGTTGGTGGCACACTAAATTCTATCGATGAAGATGGAAACTTTAATCCAGATAGATTTGCAGCTGGATTTTTAGCAGGGCTTGCAGGCAGTAAAGCAGTGGCAATAGCCACAAAAAAGATGACACCAAAGCTTTATAATAAGATCTTGGGTGTAGCTAAAAAGATGCCTCAAATGGCAAAAGGTAATCCTAAACTTCTAGGCAAGCTCTATTCAAATGGTAAAGACATAAGCATAAATTCTTTTGCGGGAGAAAAGGCCATCACTGCAAACGTTGGCAAACTAGATCAAGCTAAAGCAATGCTTGAAAAGGGCGCAGACGAGGTAGAAATTTGGCAAAAGACTGGGTGGTTTAAGGATAAAGACGGTGCTTGGAAATTTGAGATAGGAAACAGCAAGGCAAGGCTAAATCCAAATTTTAAAAGTGGCGGAAAGCTAGGTGAGCTACTAGAGCATGAAGAGCTATTTAAAGCATATCCGGAGCTAAAGGATATTAGCGTTAAAAAGATAGGTGATGATATACCAGACGGCGCAGCTCTTAGTGTAAAAAATACGGCACAAAAAGAAAAGCGAGGGATATATAATGTAGCTTATAACGATAAGAGTGCTACTTTGGTAAGGCGTGATCTAGAAAAGATAGATGATGCTTTGATGTTTGAAAAAGGCTCTAGCAAAAAAGGTGGAGCGATACATATAAAAAAACATTTAGAACCAGAGGCGCAAGGTGCAATAACACAAAGTGAGCTTTTAAATATCGGTAAAAATATAAGAGAGTATCTGCAAAAATATAAAGAGCCTTTTATAGACGAGCATGGCGGTAGGATCTATGAATGGGCTAATAAAGAAGGTGAGAAATTTAGAGTTGTAGTATATGAAAAAACAGATGGGATCTCCGCATCCCATCCAGAGACGATTATATCCTTCTACTCTAATAGAAATCTTAAAAAACCTATGGAGTTTCGCAACCCAGAGGTTAAATATGACGTAAATTTGAGGCAGTGGCACAAGGATAGTGCGCCGATTACCAAAAACGCTGACGGAAGTCCAAAGGTGTTTTATCACGGAAGTCAAGCTAAAGATATAACGGAGTTTAAAGATAAGTTTGATAAAAGTGGCTACGGGTTTTGGTTTAATCAAAGCAAAAGCACTGCGGTAGAGTTTAAACAAGATGGTAAAATTTATCAAGTTTATCTCAACGTCAAAAACCCCATTGATCTATCTTTTCCGTATAGTCAAAAAGCTAAAAATTTACTAGACGAAGCTGAGAAGCTTGGGATAGATACCGAGCTTTATCCCGAAAGTCAAAGTGGAGCTTTTAAAAAGTTTTTAGAGCAAAAAGGATACGATGGGATAGTAATGGACGATTTGGACGGAGCAGCTAAGTATCCGCACGTTATAGTTTTTCGTAGTAATCAAATCAAGCACGTCAAAAATGATGGAAATTTTAGCGATAGTCCTAATATCTATAAATCTGGGAAAGAGGGATATTATAGCCCTGCAAAGAACGAAATAGGACTAAGGGATCTTGGCGACAAATCGACGCTTATGCACGAGGTGCAGCACGCTATCCAGGAGATAGAAGATTTTGCTAGGGGCGGGAATATGGCTGAGGCGCGCAGCTATTTGCTTGGAAAAGAGGGGCGAAAATATGAGCAAGAGCTTAAGGGCATAGATAAAACCTTGAGCAATTTATCGCTAGAGGCTCAACATATGAGAATGCGCTACAGCGAAATTCCGCAGGACGCAAGAGAGTATGAATATGCAAAAGAATTATTTAGAGCTATCGACAATAGAGAAAAAGCATATATGGAACTCTCGGTACTTAGAGACGATTTGAGCAAAAAACTATTTGAAATAGATAAAAAAATACGTCTCCAAGATATACGAGAGACTTATAGAAAAATACACGGCGAGGCCGAGGCTAGAAATGTCGAAAGTAGGCTAAATTTAGACGGTAAAGCGCACCCGCACGAAACCTTTGACGTAAATCCAAACGAAACGATCGTAAGCAAAGAGGACGGCATAAGCTACAGTCGCAAGATAGAAGAGATAAAAAGCGAGCATCCAAACGTTGAAAAAGAGCTAGACGAGAGTATAGCTACGATGAATAAAGAGAGCTTTAACGACGTAAATTTCAAAAATAGCTTGCTAAACAAATTTAGCTCCAAAGAAATAACTACGAAAGAACTAGGTAAAAGCATAAATTTGAGTGATAAGCAACTCTCTGTCCTAAAAAACGATATAAAAAATGCAGACTTTAAAGTAATCAGCGATAGTAAAATTTACTTTGACAAGATAGGTAAAGATGGAGATAAAAAGAGATTTTTTATAGATATAGCAGAAGATGGAAATATAAGAGTAGACGCATACGCAAAGTCTCAAATAGATAGTATACCTATAAAAGAGAACGCACTTCAGGAGTTAGCCGATGTAGGAGATAGAGCAAGGCTAAAAAATATGAGCTTTGAAGTAAAGGCAGCATACTTTAATGAGCTAGATCCTATCAAAAAAGAGGCAATACTAAAGACTGCCGAGCTAAACAAGCTAAAAAAAGCAGCTCAGAGTGGAGACAAGGTGGCTGTAGCTAAATTTGAAGAGTTTAAAGCTAAAAACCTAGACAAAGATGGAAATATAAAAGACGGACTAAGCTTGTGTTAG
- a CDS encoding helix-turn-helix domain-containing protein, whose protein sequence is MTPLLPITDPITTKQACELLKCNAVTLWRYVRDGKFKKYAITRKNVLYSTSEIMAFLEASVVSSPRV, encoded by the coding sequence ATGACACCACTTTTACCTATAACAGATCCTATCACGACTAAGCAGGCTTGCGAGCTTTTAAAGTGCAACGCCGTGACCTTATGGCGCTACGTCAGAGATGGTAAATTTAAAAAGTATGCCATCACTCGCAAAAATGTCCTCTACTCCACAAGCGAGATCATGGCATTTCTTGAAGCCTCAGTAGTCTCATCGCCTAGGGTTTAA